In Myxococcus stipitatus, the following are encoded in one genomic region:
- a CDS encoding PAS domain-containing protein, with translation MNPCSTLPGPLSDLLLAHREDIARRWEAKAGTARGNGLLGRHERPAGSLEWVDAVMDLLRRMSSVPEWEEASGPGPRGARVHPPGADIAAVVREYGLLRDVLFEVLEESGWVLDVAQVRALNRVIDVCIAEAVARHEQARERTLRATEAQMQDILDHAPAAIYVKDEAGRYVFVNRAHEDVSGMTRDEVMGRTDLDLYPAEMAEVFVANDRRVLQSGHPLESDERVWWKGEWHIYQSLKFPLLGDGGHARAVCGISSDVTRARGVQRERDEVRERLRRIITALPVVLWTTDSAGRVTLVEGRGVAALGKVPTDFLGRDVREMYPDHPRLPETTRRALSGESFSVELELEGAWFMVYVSPEVDAAGRVVSVSGVSLDITERRRAEEVLRQSETRYRLATLATRDVIYDWDLATGHIEWSELAARQFRMHSGTLEMDVDAWMRAIHPEDRGRVGVEVERIIASGEREWHDEYRFRRGDGTWAVIEDRGHVVRDSSGTAERMVGAMHDVTERRAAEEEARRRAEFEQLLIGIVGHDLRNPLSAITMASTTLLRREYLDERQRKVIDRILSSAERATRMLRDVLDFTQARLGGGIPMQPQPLDLHELTRQVLDEVRLAHPERSLEFEFSGDGAGVWDPDRLAQVLTNLVNNALSYSPSECPVLVRTHGTRDAVTLSVHNMGDAIPAELLPRLFEPMKRAERRDPKDGRGLGLGLFIVKHIVDAHGGRLRVRSDEKDGTLFMVRLPRRLGVQVLGAPGAWEPGSWP, from the coding sequence ATGAATCCCTGCTCCACGCTCCCCGGTCCGCTGTCGGACCTGCTCCTCGCGCACCGGGAGGACATCGCCCGGCGCTGGGAGGCGAAGGCGGGGACGGCGCGAGGCAATGGGCTGCTGGGGCGGCACGAGCGGCCGGCCGGCTCGCTGGAGTGGGTGGACGCGGTCATGGACCTCTTGCGGCGGATGAGCTCTGTGCCCGAGTGGGAGGAGGCTTCCGGTCCGGGCCCGCGCGGCGCGAGGGTCCACCCGCCCGGCGCGGACATCGCGGCGGTGGTGCGCGAGTACGGGCTCTTGCGCGACGTGCTCTTCGAGGTGCTCGAGGAGTCGGGATGGGTGCTGGACGTCGCGCAGGTGCGTGCGCTCAACCGGGTCATCGACGTGTGCATCGCGGAAGCGGTGGCGCGGCATGAGCAGGCACGGGAGCGGACGCTGCGCGCCACCGAGGCGCAGATGCAGGACATCCTGGACCACGCCCCGGCCGCCATCTACGTGAAGGACGAGGCGGGCCGGTATGTCTTCGTCAACCGGGCCCACGAGGACGTCTCCGGGATGACCCGGGACGAGGTGATGGGGCGCACGGACCTGGACCTGTATCCCGCGGAGATGGCGGAGGTGTTCGTCGCCAATGACCGGCGGGTCCTCCAGTCGGGGCACCCGTTGGAGTCCGACGAGCGCGTGTGGTGGAAGGGCGAGTGGCACATCTACCAGTCGCTCAAGTTTCCCCTGTTGGGGGACGGGGGGCATGCGCGGGCCGTGTGCGGCATCTCGTCGGACGTGACGCGCGCCCGAGGGGTGCAGCGCGAGCGGGACGAGGTCCGTGAGCGCCTGCGCCGCATCATCACCGCGCTGCCCGTGGTGTTGTGGACGACGGACTCGGCGGGCCGGGTCACCCTGGTCGAAGGCCGGGGCGTGGCCGCCTTGGGCAAGGTGCCCACCGACTTCCTGGGGCGCGATGTCCGCGAGATGTACCCGGACCATCCCCGCCTCCCGGAGACCACGCGCCGGGCGCTGTCCGGAGAGTCGTTCTCCGTGGAGCTGGAGTTGGAGGGCGCCTGGTTCATGGTCTACGTCTCCCCGGAGGTGGACGCGGCGGGGCGGGTGGTCAGCGTGTCGGGCGTGTCGCTGGACATCACCGAGCGCCGCCGCGCCGAGGAGGTGCTTCGCCAGTCGGAGACGCGCTACCGGTTGGCCACGCTGGCCACGCGCGACGTCATCTACGACTGGGACCTGGCGACCGGCCACATCGAGTGGAGTGAGCTGGCCGCCCGGCAGTTCCGGATGCACTCGGGCACGCTGGAGATGGACGTCGACGCGTGGATGCGCGCCATCCACCCCGAGGACCGAGGACGGGTGGGCGTCGAGGTCGAGCGCATCATCGCGTCGGGCGAGCGCGAATGGCATGACGAGTACCGCTTCCGGCGAGGGGACGGGACCTGGGCGGTCATCGAGGACCGGGGACATGTGGTGCGCGATTCCTCGGGCACGGCCGAGCGCATGGTGGGCGCCATGCATGACGTCACCGAGCGCAGGGCCGCGGAAGAGGAGGCCCGCCGGCGCGCGGAGTTCGAGCAGCTGCTGATTGGCATCGTGGGCCATGACCTGCGCAACCCCCTGTCCGCCATCACCATGGCGTCCACCACGCTGCTGCGGCGCGAGTACCTGGACGAGCGTCAGCGCAAGGTCATTGACCGCATCCTCTCCAGCGCCGAGCGCGCCACGCGGATGCTGCGCGACGTGCTGGACTTCACCCAGGCCCGGTTGGGCGGCGGCATCCCCATGCAGCCCCAGCCCTTGGACTTGCACGAGCTGACGCGGCAGGTGCTGGACGAGGTGCGGCTCGCGCACCCCGAAAGGAGCCTGGAGTTCGAGTTCAGCGGGGACGGCGCGGGAGTCTGGGACCCGGACCGGCTGGCGCAGGTCCTCACCAACCTGGTGAACAACGCCCTGAGCTACAGCCCCAGCGAGTGCCCGGTGCTGGTGCGCACGCATGGGACGCGCGACGCGGTGACGCTCAGCGTGCACAACATGGGCGACGCCATTCCCGCCGAACTGCTGCCCCGCCTCTTCGAGCCCATGAAGCGCGCCGAGCGCAGGGACCCGAAGGACGGGCGCGGCCTGGGGTTGGGGCTCTTCATCGTCAAGCACATCGTGGACGCCCACGGGGGACGGCTGCGGGTGCGCTCCGACGAGAAGGACGGCACCCTCTTCATGGTGCGCCTGCCTCGGAGGCTCGGGGTCCAGGTGCTCGGGGCGCCGGGGGCCTGGGAGCCCGGCTCCTGGCCGTAG
- a CDS encoding thermonuclease family protein, producing the protein MRSLIHPLAWMGLLLACGGDAVPSCGPSTARVAEVIDGDTLVLEGGERIRYVLADAPENTGGRRECFGPEALAFNRSLVEGREVTLVDAEACEDRFGRRLAYVRVDGHDVSALLIERGFACVLHIPPAGTSRRAELQALESQARRARRGLWGACSPVPCS; encoded by the coding sequence ATGCGCTCCTTGATTCATCCCCTGGCCTGGATGGGATTGCTCCTCGCCTGTGGTGGAGACGCTGTCCCCTCTTGTGGTCCCTCGACGGCGCGGGTGGCGGAGGTCATCGACGGAGACACCCTCGTCCTCGAAGGGGGCGAACGCATCCGTTATGTGCTCGCGGACGCGCCCGAGAACACCGGCGGAAGACGCGAGTGCTTCGGCCCGGAGGCGCTGGCCTTCAACCGGAGCCTCGTCGAGGGGCGCGAGGTGACACTCGTCGACGCGGAGGCTTGTGAGGACCGCTTCGGCCGGCGGCTCGCCTATGTCCGGGTGGATGGCCATGATGTGAGCGCGCTCCTGATTGAGCGCGGCTTCGCGTGTGTGCTGCACATCCCTCCAGCGGGGACGTCCAGGCGGGCGGAGCTGCAGGCGCTGGAGTCGCAAGCTCGCCGCGCCCGGAGAGGACTCTGGGGCGCGTGCTCGCCGGTGCCGTGCTCATGA
- a CDS encoding alpha/beta hydrolase yields MGHVHIVRDFPSPQEGFSRTVRIYTPDAYDTMPWHRFPVLYMHDGQNVFAHPESALFDTWCANVAMEQGVHHGHLEPWLIVAVDSGEGRLQEYSPWNDAEGRVKARGESYARFLVEHLKPLVDRHYRTREGAEWTCAMGSSLGGLMSLYLGHRYPQVFGRIGALSPTVMWSDGRLFSEWRTHHRRWTRIYLDAGSQEFIHADGLPLHYGQATRAFYDHLKGLGYADHEVSLVLEPGGEHHEKDWQRRLPLAMRWLLS; encoded by the coding sequence ATGGGCCACGTCCACATCGTCCGAGACTTCCCCTCCCCCCAGGAGGGCTTCTCCCGCACCGTGCGCATCTACACGCCGGATGCCTACGACACGATGCCCTGGCATCGCTTCCCCGTGCTCTACATGCACGACGGGCAGAACGTCTTCGCCCATCCCGAGTCCGCGCTCTTCGACACGTGGTGCGCCAACGTCGCGATGGAGCAGGGCGTCCATCATGGACACCTGGAGCCCTGGCTCATCGTCGCGGTGGACTCGGGCGAGGGCCGGCTCCAGGAGTACTCCCCCTGGAATGACGCCGAAGGCCGGGTGAAGGCGCGCGGCGAGTCCTACGCCCGCTTCCTGGTGGAGCACCTCAAGCCCCTGGTCGACCGGCACTACCGCACGCGCGAGGGCGCCGAGTGGACATGCGCCATGGGCTCGTCGCTGGGCGGCCTCATGTCGCTGTACCTGGGTCACCGCTATCCCCAGGTGTTCGGCCGCATCGGCGCGCTGTCGCCCACCGTCATGTGGAGCGACGGTCGCCTCTTCTCCGAATGGCGAACCCACCACCGGCGCTGGACGCGCATCTACCTGGACGCGGGCTCCCAGGAGTTCATCCACGCGGACGGCCTGCCGCTGCACTACGGCCAGGCCACGCGCGCCTTCTACGACCACCTCAAGGGCCTGGGCTACGCGGACCACGAGGTGTCGCTCGTGCTGGAGCCCGGCGGCGAGCACCACGAGAAGGACTGGCAACGCCGCCTCCCCCTGGCGATGCGCTGGCTCCTGTCGTGA
- a CDS encoding DUF2378 family protein gives MKPGKPVPLEERLVYIQVVEGLLQHGLRGRISPRLRLRLRQAGIDVDRPLMPAYPVTQWMHCLRIVAEESWPGVPLEQAFRNLASAHVEGYGQTLIGRAVYGVMRLLGPRRLVQRLPQTLRATDNYTEALLTERGPTTYELRMNSVLDCPGYSEALFEGLLRMGGGESPHVRILSVEDGHTTYLLTWAER, from the coding sequence GTGAAGCCCGGCAAGCCCGTCCCCCTCGAGGAACGACTCGTCTACATCCAGGTCGTGGAGGGACTCCTCCAGCACGGCCTCCGGGGACGGATTTCTCCCCGTCTGCGATTGCGGCTGCGCCAGGCGGGCATCGACGTGGACCGCCCGCTGATGCCAGCCTACCCGGTGACGCAGTGGATGCACTGCCTGCGCATCGTCGCCGAGGAGTCCTGGCCCGGCGTGCCCCTGGAGCAGGCCTTCCGCAACCTCGCCAGCGCACACGTCGAAGGCTATGGACAGACGCTCATCGGCCGCGCCGTCTACGGCGTCATGCGGCTGCTCGGCCCTCGCAGGCTGGTGCAGCGGTTGCCCCAGACGTTGCGCGCCACGGACAACTACACGGAGGCGCTGCTCACCGAGCGCGGCCCCACCACGTACGAGCTGCGCATGAACTCCGTGCTGGATTGCCCCGGCTACTCGGAGGCGCTCTTCGAGGGCCTGCTGCGCATGGGCGGAGGCGAGTCCCCCCACGTGAGAATCCTGTCCGTCGAGGACGGCCACACCACGTACCTGCTCACCTGGGCGGAGCGCTGA
- a CDS encoding ATP-grasp domain-containing protein, with amino-acid sequence MNFVFISPHFPSHFFHFVTALRERGVTVLGIGDAPYESLRPELRDSLREYYFVPSLHEEDALVRAAGYLTWRHGRLQRIDSLNEAWLEVEARLREDFHVPGLQPADIHRMRSKSGMAQVFQQAGVPHPDLIRVRDAAQVKDFAARVGYPLVLKPDVGVGAANTFKVSNGSDVDAALAHPLPTTYVAQPYVRGTIVTYDGIVDRHGAIVFTLSHEYSDGGMETVVERRDISFWSHLEIPPALDVLGRQVVAAFGLRERWFHLEFFRLPDGRFVVLEANLRPPGGFIPDMMNYTCDIDVYRLWARVMTGDPVADFRYTPRYHVCHSARRHGRRYQYTHEEVVKRLGPAFILHRELPPIYHSLLGEEMYLTRHTDLDAMHDAVRFIQATVSR; translated from the coding sequence ATGAACTTCGTCTTCATCTCTCCGCACTTCCCGTCCCACTTCTTCCACTTCGTCACCGCGCTGCGCGAGCGGGGCGTCACGGTGCTGGGCATCGGTGACGCTCCCTACGAGTCCCTGCGCCCGGAGCTGCGCGACTCCCTGCGCGAGTACTACTTCGTCCCCAGCCTGCATGAGGAGGACGCGCTGGTGCGCGCCGCGGGCTACCTCACCTGGCGGCATGGGCGGCTGCAGCGAATCGACTCGCTCAACGAGGCGTGGCTGGAGGTGGAGGCGCGGCTGCGCGAGGACTTCCATGTCCCGGGCCTCCAGCCGGCGGACATCCACCGCATGCGCTCGAAGTCGGGCATGGCGCAGGTCTTCCAGCAGGCGGGGGTGCCACACCCGGACCTCATCCGCGTGCGGGACGCCGCGCAGGTGAAGGACTTCGCCGCGCGCGTGGGCTATCCGCTGGTGCTCAAGCCCGACGTGGGCGTGGGCGCGGCCAACACCTTCAAGGTCTCCAACGGTTCGGATGTGGACGCCGCGCTCGCCCATCCGCTGCCCACGACCTATGTCGCGCAGCCGTACGTGCGCGGCACCATCGTCACCTACGACGGCATCGTGGACCGCCACGGGGCCATCGTCTTCACGCTCAGCCACGAGTACAGCGACGGGGGCATGGAGACGGTGGTGGAGCGCCGGGACATCTCCTTCTGGAGCCACCTGGAGATTCCCCCCGCGCTGGACGTGCTGGGCCGGCAGGTGGTGGCGGCCTTCGGCCTGCGCGAGCGCTGGTTCCATCTGGAGTTCTTCCGTCTGCCAGATGGCCGTTTCGTCGTCCTGGAGGCCAACCTGCGCCCGCCGGGAGGCTTCATCCCGGACATGATGAATTACACGTGTGACATCGACGTGTATCGGCTCTGGGCGCGAGTGATGACGGGGGACCCGGTGGCGGACTTCCGATACACGCCGCGATATCACGTGTGTCACAGCGCGCGCCGCCACGGCCGCCGCTACCAGTACACCCACGAGGAGGTGGTGAAACGGCTGGGGCCCGCGTTCATCCTCCACCGCGAACTGCCGCCCATCTATCACAGCCTTTTGGGCGAGGAGATGTACCTCACCCGTCACACGGACCTGGATGCCATGCACGACGCCGTGCGCTTCATCCAGGCCACGGTGTCGCGCTGA
- a CDS encoding GNAT family N-acetyltransferase: MVEVRTYEGDALEASRFVNRVWGEYYAAQGPLTDFPPRLLDWVLFGNSLAPRDYRLAAYSKGKLAGVFFAEPIKLRLGARDVDATFGSWFSVDPAFRGMGVGQKLAEAMSLRQRERGAALTLACLADGSAGERFWAKMPGTRTFDSLGLWLHVFDAAAVSRWAATRAERALFSALRPWLRGEVAPVDTEGIRPYRPGDLAACMSLVEGMLTPVSLGYTYTVERLAQQLLYRDMPRTWVLERDGAVRGLVNYYTLQMNARGPLTVALVDLLTFHESVSSADRKRLLRAAMKDMVEQGASVASMMRSPCVAPKMMLGAGWVPWPGGMRLGCLLSSPDVEWPRSPRVFTHLR, encoded by the coding sequence ATGGTTGAAGTCCGGACCTACGAAGGGGACGCGCTGGAGGCGTCCCGTTTCGTCAACCGCGTCTGGGGGGAGTACTACGCGGCGCAGGGGCCCCTGACGGACTTCCCGCCGCGCCTGCTCGACTGGGTGCTGTTCGGCAATTCGCTCGCGCCGCGCGACTACCGGTTGGCGGCGTACTCGAAGGGGAAGCTGGCGGGGGTCTTCTTCGCGGAGCCCATCAAGCTGCGGCTCGGCGCCCGGGACGTGGACGCGACGTTCGGGAGCTGGTTCAGCGTGGACCCCGCGTTTCGGGGCATGGGGGTGGGCCAGAAGCTGGCGGAGGCCATGTCCTTGCGCCAGCGCGAGCGGGGGGCGGCGTTGACGCTGGCGTGCCTGGCGGATGGCTCCGCGGGAGAGCGCTTCTGGGCGAAGATGCCGGGGACGCGGACCTTCGATTCGCTGGGCCTGTGGCTCCATGTCTTCGACGCGGCGGCGGTGTCCCGCTGGGCGGCGACGCGTGCCGAGCGCGCGCTCTTCTCCGCGCTGCGTCCCTGGCTGCGCGGAGAGGTGGCGCCGGTGGACACGGAGGGCATCCGTCCTTATCGCCCCGGGGACCTGGCCGCGTGCATGTCGCTGGTGGAGGGGATGCTGACGCCGGTGAGCCTGGGCTACACCTACACGGTGGAGCGGCTCGCGCAGCAGCTGCTGTATCGCGACATGCCGCGCACGTGGGTGCTGGAGCGCGACGGGGCCGTGCGGGGACTGGTCAACTACTACACGCTCCAGATGAACGCTCGAGGACCGTTGACGGTGGCCTTGGTGGACCTGTTGACGTTCCATGAGTCGGTCTCCTCGGCGGACCGCAAGCGCCTGCTCCGCGCGGCGATGAAGGACATGGTGGAGCAGGGCGCGAGCGTCGCGTCGATGATGCGCAGTCCGTGTGTCGCTCCGAAGATGATGTTGGGCGCCGGATGGGTGCCCTGGCCGGGAGGGATGCGGTTGGGGTGTCTGCTGTCGTCCCCGGACGTGGAGTGGCCCCGCTCGCCGCGCGTCTTCACGCACCTGCGCTGA
- a CDS encoding PH domain-containing protein — protein MTLGRPATPSPTPPGAALSVQGTSPWRLPTVLQPHRNLLTHYLLTSLLTGPAFPIFALVRYFKFHTLRYALDEEGITMRWGILFRREVSLTYARIQDIHLSSNVLERWLGLACIQIQTASGNARAEITIEGVQDFEAMRDLLYSKMRGARERPSAAARSTALASGEPEALTAALREVASEVRALREELSRAPARENSDG, from the coding sequence ATGACCCTTGGCCGTCCAGCCACGCCCTCGCCCACGCCTCCTGGCGCGGCCCTGTCCGTGCAGGGGACTTCGCCCTGGCGACTGCCCACGGTGCTCCAGCCGCACCGCAACCTCCTGACGCACTACCTGTTGACGTCGCTGCTGACGGGTCCCGCCTTCCCCATCTTCGCGCTGGTGCGCTACTTCAAGTTCCACACGCTGCGCTACGCGCTGGACGAGGAGGGCATCACCATGCGGTGGGGCATCCTCTTCCGCCGGGAGGTGTCTCTCACATACGCGCGCATCCAGGACATCCACCTGTCCAGCAACGTGTTGGAGCGGTGGCTGGGGCTTGCGTGCATCCAGATTCAGACGGCGAGCGGCAACGCCCGGGCGGAAATTACCATCGAAGGAGTCCAAGACTTCGAGGCGATGAGAGACCTGCTCTATTCGAAGATGCGTGGGGCGCGGGAGCGGCCCTCCGCGGCGGCGCGGAGCACGGCCCTTGCGTCCGGTGAGCCGGAGGCGCTGACGGCCGCGCTGCGCGAGGTGGCGTCGGAGGTGCGCGCGCTTCGTGAGGAACTGAGCAGGGCCCCCGCGCGGGAGAACTCGGATGGCTGA
- a CDS encoding PH domain-containing protein: MAELPHAWLLRWLKVNPEPQLPEGTVRVFHAAPAYLTYLRMLLGLKQVGVVMGATIGWVYFSRLFPWFLELPYARPVIYTVEALAWLSFLVLLPVSFFVVRLDYLLRWYVLTDRSLRIREGVMSLREKTMTFANIQQISIQQNPIQRMLGIADVKVETAGGGKGSGASDPDSAQVEHLHEARFRGVSNAEAIRDTLLERVRMHRDTGLGEPTELVTDPAPLKGHSSTLDAASELLSEVRQLRGALTRTRPRGAPAPEAGLKTGD; the protein is encoded by the coding sequence ATGGCTGAGCTTCCCCATGCGTGGCTGCTGCGGTGGCTGAAGGTGAACCCCGAGCCTCAACTCCCGGAGGGCACGGTGCGTGTCTTCCACGCGGCACCGGCCTATCTGACGTATCTGCGGATGCTGCTGGGCCTCAAGCAGGTGGGCGTGGTGATGGGCGCCACCATCGGCTGGGTCTACTTCAGCCGCCTCTTCCCCTGGTTCCTGGAGCTGCCGTACGCCCGGCCCGTCATCTACACGGTGGAGGCCCTCGCCTGGCTGAGCTTCCTGGTGCTGTTGCCGGTGAGCTTCTTCGTGGTCCGGCTCGACTACCTGCTGCGCTGGTACGTCCTGACGGACCGGAGCCTGCGCATCCGCGAGGGCGTCATGTCCTTGCGCGAGAAGACGATGACGTTCGCCAACATCCAGCAGATCTCCATCCAGCAGAACCCCATCCAACGGATGCTGGGCATCGCCGACGTGAAGGTGGAGACGGCGGGAGGCGGAAAGGGCTCGGGCGCGTCGGACCCGGACTCGGCCCAGGTGGAGCACTTGCACGAGGCGCGCTTTCGCGGCGTGAGCAACGCGGAGGCCATTCGCGACACCTTGCTGGAGCGCGTGCGGATGCACCGCGACACGGGGCTGGGGGAGCCCACCGAGCTCGTCACGGACCCGGCGCCGCTCAAGGGACACTCCTCCACGCTGGACGCGGCGAGCGAGCTGTTGTCCGAGGTTCGCCAGCTGCGCGGCGCGCTGACCCGGACCAGGCCGCGAGGCGCACCGGCCCCGGAAGCGGGACTGAAGACAGGCGACTGA
- a CDS encoding LysM peptidoglycan-binding domain-containing protein has product MSVRSTSNRDPQQYNIRRRDTLGKIAQRLGVPQAELARLNNIRDVNKIRAGDVLRVPGRRDGFDANAQTTQRTDGARRRANTNDGFDANVTSPANVTAGTASGTQNGYRNIQDLGAFTRGGSNSEAAIIVGTSEGNRTPSGGFTASYGGHTDPGNAAHNRGSFSYQGPGASTPQRADEIWNRELTNATPAYERAARAAGLDPNNALLASTFMDLHTQSPRAARNFINREMPRLAQDPRGVTRESLVDARVNAYRNDRGELRAAGFNHSETRLRADQTRREGALVRALNARGYNEGGAQRPAGTVDREVPIPTPRPRREADAARTAKTSEERPAAERASGRRQQTTSGRTTEGATPTDLNDTARVAASGDRAATQTRTPWISQYDANRVVDAGDKACFRAATAMARAAGARVTGPGERIQLATAEGPNGITVNRQQAERGRNYIDQQLAAGRPVVVGVNHREGRNVGNADRITDHFVVVTGKGVDAQGRTFYTFNDPATRNQSRGADTNPNNRFYVDERTGGLMRPGPRTGNVVQRQFEVTMVRPNA; this is encoded by the coding sequence ATGAGCGTCAGAAGCACCTCGAACCGAGACCCCCAGCAGTACAACATCCGCCGCCGTGACACGTTGGGCAAGATTGCCCAGCGCCTCGGGGTTCCCCAGGCGGAGTTGGCGCGGCTCAACAACATCCGCGACGTGAACAAGATTCGCGCGGGAGATGTCCTCCGCGTCCCGGGGCGTCGGGATGGCTTTGACGCGAACGCGCAGACGACGCAGCGCACTGACGGCGCGCGTCGGCGGGCGAATACGAATGATGGTTTTGACGCGAATGTGACGTCGCCGGCGAATGTCACGGCGGGCACGGCGTCGGGGACGCAGAACGGTTACCGGAACATCCAGGACCTGGGCGCGTTCACCCGCGGTGGCTCGAACTCCGAGGCGGCCATCATCGTGGGCACCTCCGAGGGCAACCGCACCCCCAGTGGCGGCTTCACGGCCAGCTACGGCGGGCACACGGACCCAGGCAACGCGGCGCACAACCGCGGCTCGTTCTCGTACCAGGGCCCCGGCGCGAGCACGCCGCAGCGGGCGGATGAAATCTGGAACCGCGAGCTCACCAACGCCACGCCGGCCTATGAGCGGGCCGCGCGCGCGGCGGGGCTGGACCCGAACAACGCGCTGCTCGCGTCCACCTTCATGGACCTGCACACGCAGTCGCCTCGCGCGGCCCGCAACTTCATCAACCGCGAGATGCCCCGGCTGGCGCAGGACCCTCGCGGTGTGACGCGCGAGTCCCTGGTGGACGCGCGGGTGAACGCGTACCGCAATGACCGCGGCGAGCTTCGGGCCGCGGGCTTCAACCACAGCGAGACGCGGCTGCGCGCGGACCAGACGCGCCGCGAGGGCGCGCTCGTGCGGGCGCTGAACGCGCGGGGCTACAACGAAGGCGGAGCGCAGCGGCCCGCCGGGACGGTGGACCGCGAGGTGCCCATCCCCACGCCGCGCCCGCGCCGCGAGGCCGACGCCGCGAGGACCGCGAAGACGTCGGAGGAGCGTCCGGCCGCCGAGCGCGCGTCCGGGCGGCGTCAGCAGACGACGTCGGGCCGCACCACGGAAGGCGCCACGCCCACGGACCTGAACGACACGGCGCGGGTCGCCGCGTCCGGTGACCGCGCGGCGACGCAGACGCGCACGCCGTGGATCAGCCAGTACGACGCCAACCGGGTGGTGGACGCGGGTGACAAGGCCTGCTTCCGCGCCGCCACGGCGATGGCTCGCGCGGCGGGGGCCCGGGTGACGGGGCCCGGGGAGCGCATCCAGCTGGCCACCGCCGAGGGGCCCAACGGAATCACGGTGAACCGCCAGCAGGCGGAGCGCGGCCGCAACTACATCGACCAGCAACTGGCCGCGGGCCGCCCGGTGGTGGTGGGCGTCAACCACCGCGAGGGCCGCAACGTGGGCAACGCGGACCGCATCACCGACCACTTCGTCGTCGTCACCGGCAAGGGCGTGGATGCCCAGGGCCGCACCTTCTACACGTTCAACGACCCGGCGACGCGCAACCAGAGCCGGGGCGCGGACACCAACCCCAACAACCGCTTCTACGTGGATGAGCGCACCGGCGGCCTGATGCGCCCCGGTCCTCGCACGGGCAACGTCGTCCAGCGCCAGTTCGAGGTGACGATGGTGCGCCCGAACGCGTAA